One genomic window of Arachis stenosperma cultivar V10309 chromosome 10, arast.V10309.gnm1.PFL2, whole genome shotgun sequence includes the following:
- the LOC130954623 gene encoding polyadenylate-binding protein 8 has translation MAQVQVQPQNAMAGPNGGAAGGAGGNQFVTTSLYVGDLDPTVTESQLYDLFNQLGQVVSVRVCTDLTSRRSLGYGYVNYSNPQDAARALDVLNFTPLNNKPIRIMYSHRDPSIRKSGAGNIFIKNLDKAIDHKALHDTFSSFGNILSCKVATDSSGQSKGYGFVQFDSEEAAQKAIEKLNGMLLNDKQVYVGPFLRKQERESATDKAKFNNVFVKNLSESTTDDDLNKVFGEFGTITSAVVMRDGDGKSKCFGFVNFENPEDAARAVEALNGKKFDDKEWYVGKAQKKSEREHELKQKFEQSMKEAADKYQGANLYIKNLDDTIGDDKLKELFSPFGTITSCKVMRDPNGISRGSGFVAFSTPEEASRALLEMNGKMVVSKPLYVTLAQRKEDRRARLQAQFAQMRPIAMGPTVGPRVPMYPPGGPGIGQQIFYGQGPPAIIPSQPGFGYQQQLVPGMRPGGAPVPNFFVPMVQQGQQGQRPGGRRAGGVQQSQHPVPMMSPQMLPRGRMYRYPPGGRVPDVPMPGVAGGMFSVPYDVAGMPMRDATISQQIPIGALATALANASPEQQRTMLGENLYPLVEQLEPDNAAKVTGMLLEMDQTEVLHLLESPEALKAKVAEAMDVLRNVAQQQQTGGAADQLASLSLNDNLVS, from the exons ATGGCTCAGGTTCAAGTTCAGCCTCAGAATGCGATGGCGGGTCCAAACGGAGGAGCAGCTGGTGGTGCTGGTGGAAACCAGTTCGTGACGACGTCGCTTTACGTTGGGGATCTGGACCCGACCGTGACTGAGTCGCAGTTGTATGACCTATTCAACCAATTGGGTCAGGTTGTGTCCGTTAGGGTTTGCACCGACCTCACTAGCCGCAGATCGCTCGGTTACGGTTATGTCAATTACAGCAACCCGCAAGATG CTGCAAGAGCACTGGATGTTCTGAACTTCACTCCTCTGAATAACAAGCCTATCCGCATTATGTATTCGCATCGTGATCCCAGTATTCGTAAAAGTGGTGCTGGAAACATATTTATCAAG AATTTGGACAAGGCAATTGATCACAAGGCATTGCATGATACATTTTCTTCCTTTGGGAATATCCTTTCTTGCAAGGTTGCTACAGACTCATCTGGCCAGTCAAAAGGGTATGGGTTTGTGCAATTCGATAGCGAAGAAGCTGCTCAGAAAGCCATAGAAAAGCTGAATGGCATGTTGTTGAACGATAAGCAAGTGTATGTGGGACCCTTCCTTCGCAAGCAAGAGAGAGAAAGTGCCACTGACAAGGCAAAATTTAACAATGTGTTTGTGAAGAACCTATCTGAGTCAACCACGGATGATGATTTGAACAAGGTTTTTGGTGAATTTGGGACCATTACCAGTGCTGTTGTGATGAGGGATGGTGATGGAAAGTCCAAGTGCTTTGGATTTGTTAACTTTGAGAATCCTGAAGATGCTGCTAGGGCTGTTGAAGCACTTAATGGCAAAAAATTTGATGACAAAGAATGGTATGTTGGAAAAGCACAAAAGAAATCTGAAAGGGAGCATGagttaaaacaaaaatttgagCAGAGCATGAAAGAAGCTGCTGACAAATACCAAGGGGCAAACTTGTACATCAAAAACTTAGATGATACCATTGGAGATGATAAACTTAAGGAGCTGTTCTCCCCATTTGGCACTATTACCTCTTGCAAG GTTATGAGGGACCCTAATGGAATCAGTCGAGGATCAGGGTTTGTTGCATTCTCAACTCCTGAGGAGGCCTCTAGAGCT ctcttggagatgaatggAAAAATGGTGGTAAGCAAACCCCTCTATGTGACTCTTGCCCAGCGGAAGGAAGATAGAAGAGCTAGATTGCAG GCTCAGTTTGCTCAAATGCGGCCCATTGCGATGGGACCCACTGTTGGTCCGCGGGTGCCAATGTATCCCCCTGGTGGTCCAGGTATTGGTCAACAAATATTTTATGGTCAAGGCCCTCCTGCTATCATTCCTTCCCAG CCTGGGTTTGGTTATCAACAACAACTTGTGCCTGGTATGAGGCCTGGCGGGGCTCCTGTTCCAAATTTCTTTGTGCCAATGGTTCAGCAAGGACAGCAGGGGCAGCGTCCTGGTGGAAGACGTGCGGGTGGAGTCCAGCAGTCCCAGCATCCAGTTCCAATGATGTCACCTCAG ATGCTTCCTAGGGGACGTATGTATCGTTATCCACCCGGTGGTAGGGTTCCTGATGTTCCCATGCCTGGTGTTGCTGGAGGCATGTTTTCTGTTCCGTATGATGTGGCCGGGATGCCTATGCGTGATGCAACAATCTCCCAGCAAATTCCTATTGGGGCTTTGGCTACTGCATTGGCAAATGCTTCTCCAGAGCAGCAGAGAACG ATGCTGGGTGAAAATCTCTACCCTCTGGTGGAACAGCTGGAGCCTGATAATGCTGCCAAGGTGACTGGAATGCTTCTGGAGATGGACCAGACTGAGGTTCTGCACTTGCTCGAGTCACCCGAAGCCCTGAAGGCAAAGGTGGCCGAGGCAATGGACGTCTTAAGGAATGTTGCACAGCAGCAGCAGACTGGCGGTGCTGCTGACCAGCTTGCTTCATTATCACTCAATGACAACCTTGTTTCTTGA
- the LOC130957180 gene encoding uncharacterized protein LOC130957180 codes for MTNKAAKNFAFFISPAIFVVQVLYESFPFPFTKAWNNGVPDVVKSLIKVHMDALLFNKKTFGNVFVKKKELERQLNDIQISLECMEDLGSRAKEQGPDGFQTLFYKEFWNSLCYDVWGVRPFLSKIIGPLHGGFIPERGTTENIIIVEEIMSFMKNTTYRKGTMIFKIDLEKAYDRVDWRFLEAILVWFGFPRATIHLIMACVTSSSLSVLWNDEKL; via the exons ATGACTAACAAAGCAGCAAAGAATTttgcattttttatttctcCTGCTATTTTTGTCGTACAAGTTTTGTATGAGTCTTTTCCATTTCCATTTACGAAAG CTTGGAATAACGGGGTCCCTGATGTTGTTAAAAGTTTGATAAAGGTACATATGGATGCTCTTCTCTTCAATAAGAAAACTTTTGGTAATGTGTTTGTCAAAAAGAAGGAGTTGGAGAGGCAATTGAATGATATTCAGATTTCTCTTGAGTGTATGGAGGATTTGGGGTCGAGGGCAAAAGAACAAG GACCAGATGGTTTTCAGACCCTGTTTTATAAGGAGTTTTGGAACTCTCTATGCTATGATGTGTGGGG GGTTAGACCCTTTCTGTCAAAGATCATTGGCCCGCTTCATGGTGGTTTTATCCCGGAAAGAGGTACTACAGAGAACATCATCATTGTGGAGGAAATTATGAGTTTCATGAAGAACACTACGTATAGGAAAGGGACCATGATCTTTAAGATTGACTTGGAGAAGGCATATGACAGGGTAGACTGGAGATTTCTTGAAGCAATTTTGGTTTGGTTTGGCTTTCCGAGGGCTACTATTCATCTTATTATGGCTTGTGTGACGTCATCTTCTTTATCTGTTTTGTGGAACGACGAGAAACTTTAG